A genomic window from Brassica oleracea var. oleracea cultivar TO1000 chromosome C8, BOL, whole genome shotgun sequence includes:
- the LOC106307857 gene encoding pollen receptor-like kinase 1, translated as MQSLLFTIHFVSQLCLPTQAVTLSSSSRGYAPLMQVRSFYAMMVPVVSFLLLFLLSTPIHGLSDSEAILRFKKSLVVGQPNALASWDDKTPPCTWDGVLCNRGSVWGLQMENLELSGSIDIDALAGLTSLRTLSFMNNKFGGPLPEFKKLSALKSLYLSNNQFEGEIPMNAFEGMGWLKKIYLAQNKFTGEIPISLATLPKLLELRVDGNQFTGKIPEFEHKLHMLNLSNNAFIGHIPESLTMMDPKVFQGNKGLCGKPLETVCDTPINELPPPPKPSSSRTPLVIMAVVTALTVVIIIGVIILVNRKNKNKQPPLGLETKPSSLQKKTGIREADQSRRDRQQSSHGNGSRLGKKMDTAGGGVENTKLSFLREDRERFELQDLLKASAEILGSGCFGASYKAVLSSGVSMVVKRFKQMNNEGREEFQEHMNRLGRLRHNNLLPIVAFYYRKEEKLLVCDFAERGSLAVNLHGNQSLGKPSLDWPTRLKIVKGVARGLLYLHQDLPGLMAPHGHLKSSNVLLTKNFEPLLTDYGLIPMIDQVKAQEHMVAYKSPEYLQHRRVTKKTDVWGLGILILEILTGKFPANNLQNGNKSEEDLVSWVNLGFQGVWAPGLFDKEMGKTSHCEGQIVSLLKIGLSCCEPDVEKRLEIGVAVEKIEELKEQQGDSEDFYSTYVSETDGRSSKGASTESIDV; from the exons ATGCAAAGCCTTCTCTTTACCATTCATTTCGTCTCTCAGCTGTGTCTTCCAACTCAAGCTGTAACATTGTCTTCCTCCTCAAGAGGGTACGCGCCTCTAATGCAGGTGCGTTCCTTCTACGCCATGATGGTACCAGTAGTGTCTTTCCTCTTACTTTTCCTCCTATCCACACCCATCCATGGTCTTTCGGATTCCGAAGCTATCCTCAGGTTTAAGAAATCTTTAGTTGTTGGCCAGCCAAATGCATTGGCCTCATGGGATGATAAAACTCCTCCCTGCACTTGGGATGGTGTCCTGTGCAACAGAGGCTCTGTCTGGGGACTGCAAATGGAGAATTTGGAGCTTTCCGGTTCTATAGACATTGATGCATTGGCCGGTTTGACATCGTTGAGGACTTTAAGCTTCATGAACAACAAGTTTGGAGGACCACTCCCAGAGTTTAAGAAACTTTCTGCTCTCAAGTCGCTTTATCTGTCCAACAATCAATTCGAAGGAGAGATACCAATGAATGCTTTTGAAGGTATGGGGTGGCTGAAGAAGATCTATTTGGCCCAAAACAAGTTTACCGGTGAAATTCCAATATCCCTGGCCACACTGCCAAAGCTTTTAGAACTGAGAGTTGATGGGAACCAATTCACAGGAAAAATACCAGAGTTTGAACACAAGCTCCACATGTTAAACCTTTCAAACAATGCATTTATAGGTCATATCCCTGAGAGTCTCACCATGATGGATCCAAAGGTGTTCCAAGGTAACAAAGGCTTATGTGGAAAACCTCTGGAAACAGTATGTGATACACCTATCAATGAACTTCCTCCACCACCAAAACCATCATCATCAAGGACACCTCTCGTCATAATGGCAGTGGTCACGGCGCTGACGGTAGTCATAATCATTGGCGTCATCATCTTGGTTAACCGGAAAAATAAGAATAAACAACCACCTTTGGGTTTGGAAACTAAACCATCAAGTCTACAGAAGAAAACCGGGATCAGAGAAGCAGACCAAAGCCGTAGAGATAGACAACAATCTAGCCATGGAAATGGCTCGCGCCTAGGTAAGAAGATGGATACAGCAGGTGGAGGAGTGGAGAACACAAAGCTTTCATTCTTGAGGGAAGATAGGGAAAGATTTGAGCTCCAAGATTTGTTGAAGGCTTCGGCGGAGATACTTGGAAGTGGATGTTTTGGGGCATCCTATAAAGCAGTGCTATCAAGTGGAGTATCGATGGTTGTGAAGAGGTTCAAGCAGATGAATAATGAAGGGAGGGAAGAGTTTCAAGAGCACATGAATAGACTTGGGAGGTTAAGACATAATAATCTGCTTCCCATTGTTGCTTTTTACTACAGAAAAGAGGAAAAGCTATTGGTATGTGATTTTGCTGAGAGAGGAAGCTTGGCTGTTAATCTTCATG GTAATCAATCGTTAGGAAAACCAAGTTTGGATTGGCCAACAAGATTGAAAATTGTGAAAGGAGTGGCGAGGGGACTGTTATATCTCCACCAAGATCTACCTGGCCTAATGGCTCCACATGGTCATCTCAAATCCTCCAACGTTCTCCTCACCAAAAACTTTGAACCTCTTCTCACAGACTACGGCTTAATCCCTATGATCGATCAAGTGAAGGCACAGGAACACATGGTGGCCTATAAATCCCCAGAGTATTTGCAACACCGACGTGTCACCAAGAAAACTGATGTATGGGGGCTTGGCATACTCATTTTGGAGATCCTAACCGGAAAATTCCCAGCCAATAACTTGCAAAATGGTAACAAGAGTGAGGAGGATTTAGTGAGTTGGGTGAACTTGGGTTTCCAAGGGGTATGGGCGCCGGGTTTGTTTGATAAGGAGATGGGCAAGACAAGCCATTGTGAAGGACAGATTGTCAGTCTCTTGAAAATCGGTCTGAGCTGTTGTGAACCGGACGTGGAGAAAAGGTTGGAGATCGGAGTGGCTGTGGAGAAGATTGAGGAGTTGAAAGAGCAACAAGGGGATAGCGAAGACTTCTACTCAACGTATGTGAGTGAAACTGATGGACGGTCATCTAAAGGAGCGTCAACCGAGAGCATCGACGTGTAG